The proteins below are encoded in one region of Pseudoduganella armeniaca:
- a CDS encoding FtsX-like permease family protein, with the protein MSVAAVPASRVPPRQRAAGLRRLSRWLLLGEWRAHPVRALMAVAAIAVGVALGFAIHLINAAAFNEFSSAVKSLSGQADVQITGTEPTFDEAVYPLLAQLPEVAVASPVLEFAASLPDGRAPLKIVALDVFRAGFITPDLMGTPASADPADVLADDALFLSPAAQQWLGVQPGATVAFQVGTQPLPLRFVGGLQRARVGQRLGVMDIGAAQWRFGRVGQLSRVDLKLRDGVDRNAFQAALQARLQREHPGRFRVAQPNDADQESRNSNLSRAYRVNLSVLALVALFTGAFLVFSTQALSVMRRRSQFALLRVLGLERGRLLRQVLLEGLALGLVGALAGIAAGYGIAAAALHFFGGDLGAGYFAGVQPTVQFTPIGALVYFTLGVGVALLGCAAPAWEAARATPAVALKSGAGEVALARLAPAWPALACIAVAAALTQAPPVFELPLFGYLAIALLLIGGIALMPRIAALAFRTLHRWWQAATRTRPAAPAVPALTLARLANASGQAGVALGGVLSSFSLMVAMAIMVASFRVSVDNWILQVLPADLYARTAAGGATAGLTPREQEAIRAAPGIARAEFMRLASVSLAPQRPNVVLMARDLDPAHPERTVVLVGAAAVRPAGNLLPPAWVSEAMADLYRIKPGDTLPLPLRGAPRPFFVAGIWRDYARSTGAVQITRDDYRRLTGDADVSDAALWLAKGVTVGDAQAALKRLPFGAALDITAPTAIRALSLKIFDRSFAVTYLLEAIAIVIGLFGVAATFSAQTLARAKEFGMLRHVGVTRGQVLGILALEGGALTALGIGTGFALGWAISLVLVHVVNPQSFHWTMEMHYPWPLLGAVAGALLLAAMLTALVAGRQALSGGPIRAVREDW; encoded by the coding sequence TTGAGCGTCGCGGCGGTGCCCGCCAGCCGCGTCCCGCCGCGCCAGCGCGCCGCCGGCCTGCGCCGCCTGTCGCGCTGGCTGCTGCTGGGCGAATGGCGCGCCCACCCGGTACGGGCCTTGATGGCCGTCGCCGCGATCGCCGTCGGTGTCGCGCTGGGCTTCGCCATCCACCTGATCAATGCGGCCGCCTTCAACGAGTTCTCGTCCGCCGTGAAAAGCCTGTCCGGCCAGGCCGACGTGCAGATCACCGGCACCGAGCCCACCTTCGACGAAGCGGTCTACCCGCTGCTGGCCCAACTGCCCGAGGTGGCCGTGGCGTCGCCCGTGCTGGAATTCGCCGCGTCGCTGCCGGACGGCCGCGCGCCCTTGAAGATCGTTGCGCTGGACGTGTTCCGGGCCGGCTTCATCACGCCCGACCTGATGGGAACACCCGCCAGCGCCGATCCGGCCGACGTGCTGGCGGACGACGCGCTGTTCCTGTCGCCCGCCGCGCAGCAATGGCTGGGCGTGCAGCCCGGCGCCACCGTCGCGTTCCAGGTCGGCACGCAGCCGCTGCCGCTGCGTTTCGTGGGCGGGCTGCAGCGCGCGCGCGTGGGCCAGCGCCTGGGCGTGATGGACATCGGCGCGGCCCAGTGGCGCTTCGGCCGCGTCGGCCAATTGTCGCGGGTGGACCTGAAGCTGCGCGACGGTGTCGACCGCAACGCCTTCCAGGCCGCGCTGCAAGCGCGCCTGCAGCGCGAGCACCCGGGCCGGTTCCGCGTGGCCCAGCCGAACGACGCCGACCAGGAAAGCCGCAACAGCAACCTGTCGCGCGCCTACCGCGTCAACCTCAGCGTGCTGGCGCTGGTCGCGCTGTTCACCGGCGCCTTCCTGGTGTTCTCGACGCAGGCGTTGTCCGTGATGCGCCGGCGCAGCCAGTTCGCGCTGCTGCGCGTGCTGGGACTGGAACGGGGCCGCCTGCTGCGCCAGGTGCTGCTGGAGGGCCTGGCGCTGGGCCTGGTCGGCGCGCTGGCCGGCATCGCCGCCGGCTACGGCATCGCGGCGGCGGCCCTGCATTTCTTTGGCGGCGACCTGGGCGCCGGCTATTTCGCGGGCGTGCAGCCGACGGTGCAGTTCACGCCCATCGGCGCCCTGGTCTACTTCACCTTGGGCGTGGGCGTGGCGCTGCTGGGCTGCGCCGCGCCGGCCTGGGAAGCGGCGCGCGCCACGCCGGCAGTGGCGCTGAAATCGGGCGCCGGCGAGGTGGCGCTGGCACGCCTGGCGCCGGCCTGGCCGGCGCTGGCCTGCATCGCCGTCGCCGCCGCGCTGACGCAGGCGCCGCCCGTGTTCGAGCTGCCCCTCTTCGGCTACCTGGCCATCGCGCTGCTGCTGATCGGCGGCATCGCGCTGATGCCGCGCATCGCCGCGCTGGCGTTCCGCACGCTGCATCGCTGGTGGCAGGCCGCCACGCGCACGCGCCCGGCGGCCCCGGCCGTGCCCGCGCTGACGTTGGCGCGGCTGGCCAACGCGTCCGGCCAGGCCGGCGTGGCGCTGGGTGGCGTGCTGTCCAGCTTCAGCCTGATGGTGGCGATGGCCATCATGGTGGCCAGCTTCCGCGTCTCGGTGGACAACTGGATCCTGCAGGTGCTGCCGGCCGACCTGTATGCGCGCACCGCGGCGGGCGGCGCCACGGCCGGCCTGACGCCGCGCGAACAGGAAGCCATCCGCGCCGCGCCCGGCATCGCGCGCGCCGAATTCATGCGCCTGGCTTCCGTGTCGCTGGCGCCGCAGCGCCCGAACGTGGTGTTGATGGCGCGCGACCTCGACCCGGCCCACCCGGAACGCACGGTGGTGCTGGTCGGTGCCGCCGCCGTGCGCCCGGCCGGCAATCTGTTGCCGCCGGCCTGGGTCTCGGAAGCGATGGCCGACCTGTACCGCATCAAGCCCGGCGACACCTTGCCATTGCCGCTGCGCGGCGCGCCGCGGCCGTTCTTCGTGGCCGGCATCTGGCGCGACTACGCGCGGTCGACGGGTGCCGTGCAAATCACGCGCGACGATTACCGCCGCCTGACGGGCGACGCGGACGTCAGCGACGCCGCCTTGTGGCTGGCCAAGGGCGTCACGGTCGGCGACGCGCAGGCGGCGTTGAAGCGCCTGCCGTTCGGCGCCGCGCTGGACATCACGGCGCCGACGGCGATCCGCGCGCTGTCGCTGAAGATCTTCGACCGCAGCTTCGCCGTCACCTACCTGCTGGAGGCGATTGCCATCGTCATCGGCCTGTTCGGCGTGGCCGCCACGTTTTCGGCGCAGACGCTGGCGCGCGCCAAGGAGTTCGGCATGCTGCGCCACGTGGGCGTCACGCGCGGCCAGGTGCTGGGCATCCTGGCGCTCGAAGGCGGCGCGCTGACGGCGCTCGGCATCGGCACCGGCTTCGCCCTGGGCTGGGCCATCAGCCTGGTGCTGGTCCACGTCGTCAATCCGCAATCGTTCCACTGGACGATGGAAATGCATTATCCATGGCCGCTGCTGGGTGCGGTCGCGGGCGCGCTGCTGCTGGCGGCGATGCTGACGGCCTTGGTCGCCGGCCGCCAGGCGCTGTCCGGCGGTCCGATTCGCGCAGTCAGGGAGGACTGGTGA
- a CDS encoding DUF2069 domain-containing protein — protein sequence MMPGLRQKIAWWGALLSVTLLVAWCLLWELMLAPLHPGGSWLALKAVPLVFPLIGVIKRDLYTLQWTSMMILLYFTEGVVRGWSDRTMPWLGWGEAIIVFVFFCCALLYVQPYKRAAKKAAQELLEKVTRGSNTPGGRR from the coding sequence ATGATGCCCGGCCTGCGCCAGAAGATCGCCTGGTGGGGCGCGCTGCTCAGCGTGACCTTGCTGGTGGCCTGGTGCCTGCTGTGGGAGCTGATGCTGGCGCCGCTGCACCCGGGCGGCTCCTGGCTGGCGCTGAAGGCCGTGCCGCTGGTGTTCCCGCTGATCGGCGTCATCAAGCGCGACCTGTACACGCTGCAGTGGACCTCGATGATGATCCTGCTGTACTTCACCGAGGGCGTGGTGCGCGGCTGGAGCGACCGCACCATGCCGTGGCTGGGCTGGGGCGAAGCGATCATCGTGTTCGTGTTCTTCTGCTGCGCCCTGCTGTACGTGCAGCCGTACAAGCGCGCGGCGAAAAAGGCCGCGCAGGAGCTGCTGGAGAAGGTCACGCGCGGCTCGAATACGCCGGGCGGGCGGCGATGA
- a CDS encoding YihY family inner membrane protein, whose translation MPASFLTTLSQYVTRSCRDGIAELRSLSWSEIRDLFLFARRRLREESLPQVAGGLTFTTVFALVPVLTIALAVFTTFPMFKTFRTALEAYFIQSVMPKAISNTILSYLTTFAAQATRLSAVGAVTLVLTSVAMMGMIERVFNRIWRVKAERRWTRRILVYWALITLGPLVVGVSLSLSTKVFSATTSLVGDVAGALFYTILSLALTTAGFTFLYLAVPNRNVEWRDALAGGMLAGMAFELAKRGFAVFITQFPTYSKIYGALAALPLFLLWVYLSWMITLVGALLTAALPVVKYERWWHEPAPGSAFVDAMAVLQVLHVACRCGDTALVNASAIRARTRLGFDEMDLLLERMQAQGWVGRVKLDAPPRVQWGKHVGSDADSWVLLANTERLTLADVYRVFVFGGMPVNAGVAYESDDPRDAQASRDAARLARQVEAAVETGLGRSLADHFGPLDCR comes from the coding sequence ATGCCAGCTTCCTTCCTGACGACCTTATCCCAGTATGTGACGCGCAGCTGCCGCGACGGCATCGCCGAACTGCGCTCGCTGTCGTGGAGCGAAATCCGCGACCTGTTCCTGTTCGCCCGGCGCCGCCTGCGCGAGGAAAGCCTGCCCCAGGTCGCCGGCGGCCTGACCTTCACCACCGTGTTCGCGCTGGTGCCGGTGCTGACGATCGCGCTGGCCGTGTTCACCACCTTCCCGATGTTCAAGACCTTCCGCACGGCGCTGGAGGCCTACTTCATCCAGAGCGTGATGCCGAAGGCGATTTCGAACACGATCCTGTCCTACCTGACCACCTTCGCGGCGCAGGCCACGCGGCTGTCGGCCGTGGGCGCCGTCACGCTGGTGCTGACGTCGGTGGCGATGATGGGGATGATCGAGCGCGTGTTCAACCGCATCTGGCGCGTCAAGGCCGAGCGGCGCTGGACCCGCCGCATCCTGGTCTACTGGGCCTTGATCACGCTGGGACCGCTGGTCGTGGGCGTCTCGCTGTCGCTCTCCACCAAGGTGTTCTCGGCCACCACGTCGCTGGTGGGCGACGTCGCCGGCGCGCTGTTCTACACGATCCTGTCGCTGGCCCTGACGACGGCCGGCTTCACGTTCCTCTACCTGGCCGTCCCGAACCGCAACGTCGAATGGCGCGATGCGCTGGCCGGCGGCATGCTGGCCGGCATGGCGTTCGAGCTGGCCAAGCGCGGCTTCGCCGTCTTCATCACGCAGTTCCCGACCTACTCGAAAATCTACGGCGCGCTGGCCGCGCTGCCGCTGTTCCTGCTGTGGGTCTACCTGTCGTGGATGATCACCTTGGTGGGCGCGCTGCTGACGGCCGCGCTGCCGGTCGTCAAATACGAGCGCTGGTGGCACGAGCCGGCGCCGGGCAGCGCCTTTGTCGACGCGATGGCCGTGCTGCAGGTGCTGCACGTGGCCTGCCGCTGCGGCGACACGGCGCTGGTCAACGCCAGCGCGATCCGCGCCCGCACCCGGCTGGGCTTCGACGAGATGGACCTGCTGCTCGAACGCATGCAGGCGCAGGGCTGGGTAGGGCGCGTCAAGCTGGACGCGCCGCCGCGGGTCCAGTGGGGCAAGCACGTGGGCAGCGACGCCGACAGTTGGGTGCTGCTGGCCAATACGGAGCGCCTGACCCTGGCGGACGTGTATCGCGTATTCGTGTTCGGCGGCATGCCAGTCAATGCGGGCGTGGCCTACGAGTCCGACGACCCGCGCGACGCGCAGGCCAGCCGCGACGCGGCGCGGCTGGCGCGCCAGGTGGAAGCGGCCGTGGAAACGGGCCTGGGCCGCTCGCTGGCCGATCACTTCGGGCCGTTGGACTGCCGCTGA
- the wrbA gene encoding NAD(P)H:quinone oxidoreductase, which produces MNAPNLIILVLYYSRHGSTRKLAELIAQGIESVPGCDARLRTVPAVSTVAEATAPDVPADGAPYVELADLEQCAGLAVGSPTRFGNMASAMKYFWDGTSSQWLSGALAGKPACVFTSTGSLHGGQESTLLSMMIPLLHHGLLVMGLPYTNPDLMTTSSGGTPYGASHWSGLDGKKPVTDEEKRLAVALGRRLAETALRQAAPLPARSA; this is translated from the coding sequence ATGAACGCTCCCAATCTGATTATCCTCGTGCTGTACTATTCGCGGCACGGTTCCACCCGCAAGCTGGCCGAACTGATCGCCCAGGGCATCGAGAGCGTGCCCGGCTGCGATGCCCGGCTGCGCACCGTGCCCGCCGTCTCCACCGTGGCCGAAGCCACCGCGCCGGACGTGCCGGCCGACGGCGCCCCGTATGTCGAGCTGGCGGACCTGGAGCAATGCGCCGGGCTGGCGGTCGGCTCGCCGACCCGCTTCGGCAACATGGCGTCGGCCATGAAGTACTTCTGGGACGGCACGTCGAGCCAGTGGCTGTCCGGCGCGCTGGCCGGCAAGCCCGCCTGCGTGTTCACCTCCACCGGCAGCCTGCATGGCGGCCAGGAGTCGACCTTGCTGTCGATGATGATCCCGCTGCTGCACCATGGCCTGCTCGTGATGGGCCTGCCGTACACGAATCCGGACCTGATGACGACGTCGTCCGGCGGCACCCCGTACGGCGCCAGCCACTGGTCCGGCCTGGACGGCAAGAAACCCGTGACCGACGAGGAAAAGCGCCTGGCCGTCGCGCTGGGCCGGCGCCTGGCCGAGACGGCGCTGCGCCAGGCCGCTCCATTGCCAGCGCGGAGCGCATGA
- a CDS encoding DUF4124 domain-containing protein: protein MKSSILLATLMALALPVQAQMYKCTLNGKVTYSEAPCQRGKQVVLDAPQAPARDPQARRELARQRAEGERLQREREAREAAQERVDERAERAAAARRQRCDKAKLERRLAEDEVRNAAPRQLEAARARARRVAGLMALECPA from the coding sequence GTGAAATCCTCGATCCTGCTGGCCACGCTCATGGCACTGGCCCTGCCCGTCCAGGCGCAGATGTACAAATGCACGCTGAACGGCAAGGTGACCTACAGCGAGGCGCCCTGCCAGCGCGGCAAGCAGGTCGTGCTGGATGCGCCGCAAGCGCCCGCTCGCGATCCGCAAGCGCGGCGCGAACTGGCGCGCCAGCGCGCCGAGGGCGAGCGGCTGCAACGCGAGCGCGAAGCGCGCGAGGCCGCGCAGGAGCGCGTCGACGAACGCGCCGAACGCGCCGCCGCCGCGCGCCGCCAGCGCTGCGACAAGGCCAAGCTGGAACGTCGGCTGGCCGAGGACGAAGTGCGCAATGCCGCGCCACGGCAGCTGGAAGCGGCCCGCGCCCGCGCCCGCCGCGTGGCCGGGCTGATGGCGCTGGAGTGTCCTGCTTGA
- a CDS encoding FAD-binding oxidoreductase, with the protein MNSFLDACRALIGAAHVLHQAADMAPFLRDWRGRFTGSALAVLRPGSVDEVAALVRACAAARVPIVPQGGNTGLVLGSVPDATGTAVVLSLARLNRVRSVDAVNRTMTVDAGCILQQVQEVAAAHGCLFPLSLAAEGSCTIGGNLSTNAGGTAVLRYGNARELCLGLEVVTPQGEVWPGLSALRKDNTGYDLRDLFIGAEGTLGIITGAVLKLYPQPKAAITALVALATPGHALRLLSLLQDRAGASLTGFELMSAFCLRLVAHHFPQLPRPFGQEYPQYALVELSSSESEPHAVALLEQAIGAALEQEVALDAVVAGSVAQSRGLWQLREHIPLAQAAAGKNIKHDISLPVSRIADFIASTAPLLQQAFPGCQLVCFGHLGDGNLHFNVAPPAGIGDEAFLVNQEAVNRVVHDSVARHGGSISAEHGIGALKRDELARYKHPVALQLMRAIKAALDPHNLMNPGKIL; encoded by the coding sequence ATGAATTCCTTCCTGGACGCCTGTCGCGCGCTGATCGGCGCGGCGCACGTGCTGCACCAGGCGGCCGACATGGCGCCGTTCCTGCGCGACTGGCGCGGCCGCTTCACGGGCAGCGCGCTGGCCGTGCTGCGCCCCGGCAGCGTGGACGAGGTGGCGGCGCTGGTGCGCGCCTGCGCCGCCGCGCGCGTGCCGATCGTGCCGCAGGGCGGCAACACGGGCCTGGTGCTGGGCAGCGTGCCCGATGCGACCGGCACGGCCGTCGTGCTGTCGCTGGCGCGCCTGAACCGGGTGCGCAGCGTCGATGCCGTCAATCGTACGATGACCGTCGACGCCGGCTGCATCCTGCAGCAGGTGCAGGAAGTGGCAGCCGCGCACGGCTGCCTGTTCCCCCTGTCGCTGGCGGCCGAAGGCAGCTGCACGATCGGCGGCAACCTGTCCACCAATGCCGGCGGTACGGCCGTGCTGCGCTACGGCAACGCCCGTGAACTGTGCCTGGGCCTGGAAGTGGTCACGCCGCAGGGCGAGGTCTGGCCTGGCCTTTCCGCCCTGCGCAAGGACAATACCGGCTACGACCTGCGCGACCTGTTCATCGGCGCCGAGGGCACGCTGGGCATCATCACCGGCGCGGTGCTGAAGCTGTATCCACAGCCGAAGGCGGCCATCACGGCGCTGGTGGCGCTGGCCACGCCCGGCCACGCGCTGCGGCTGCTGTCGCTGCTGCAGGACCGCGCCGGCGCCAGCCTGACGGGCTTCGAGCTGATGTCGGCCTTCTGCCTGCGGCTCGTCGCCCACCACTTCCCGCAACTGCCGCGCCCGTTCGGGCAGGAATATCCGCAGTATGCGCTGGTCGAACTCTCCAGCAGCGAGTCCGAGCCGCATGCGGTGGCGCTGCTGGAGCAGGCCATCGGCGCCGCGCTGGAACAGGAGGTGGCGCTGGACGCCGTCGTCGCCGGCTCCGTGGCCCAGTCGCGCGGCCTGTGGCAGCTGCGTGAGCACATCCCGCTGGCGCAGGCGGCGGCCGGCAAGAACATCAAGCACGACATCTCCCTGCCCGTCTCGCGCATCGCCGATTTCATCGCCAGCACGGCGCCGCTGCTGCAGCAGGCCTTCCCCGGCTGCCAGCTGGTCTGCTTCGGCCACCTGGGCGACGGCAACCTGCATTTCAACGTGGCGCCCCCCGCGGGCATCGGCGACGAGGCGTTTCTGGTCAACCAGGAAGCCGTCAACCGCGTGGTCCACGACAGCGTGGCGCGCCATGGCGGCTCGATTTCGGCCGAACACGGCATCGGCGCGTTGAAACGCGACGAGCTGGCACGCTACAAGCATCCCGTCGCCCTGCAGCTGATGCGTGCCATCAAGGCCGCGCTCGATCCGCACAACCTGATGAATCCCGGGAAAATCCTGTGA
- a CDS encoding alpha/beta fold hydrolase: MPSPTLVLVHGALNDHTVWAPLVPGLERHGWRVLAVDLPAHAGGGAPLSSVEAMADWLLAELDAQGIERAALAGHSMGSLVALEAAARAPARVTHLALLGSTFPMKVSGALLKTALEDEPAAIEMVARWSHAPGPDGAEHPATQGSRALMRAVAARGPHLLHTDLAACKAYANGAAAAALVRCPVLFLAGARDMMTPPDGGQLPAALASPRQVTVDAGHQMMAEQPAAVLDALTGFLAAR; the protein is encoded by the coding sequence TGGGCGCCGCTCGTGCCCGGCCTCGAACGGCATGGCTGGCGCGTGCTGGCCGTCGACTTGCCGGCCCACGCTGGCGGCGGCGCGCCGCTGTCGTCCGTCGAGGCGATGGCCGACTGGCTGTTGGCCGAACTGGACGCGCAAGGCATCGAGCGGGCCGCCCTGGCCGGCCACAGCATGGGTTCGCTGGTGGCGCTGGAAGCGGCCGCGCGCGCACCGGCGCGCGTCACGCACCTGGCGCTGCTGGGCAGTACTTTTCCGATGAAAGTCTCGGGCGCCCTGCTGAAGACGGCGCTGGAAGACGAGCCGGCCGCCATCGAGATGGTGGCGCGCTGGTCGCACGCGCCCGGCCCCGATGGCGCCGAACACCCGGCCACGCAAGGCTCGCGCGCGCTGATGCGGGCCGTCGCGGCGCGTGGCCCGCATTTGCTGCATACGGACCTTGCGGCATGCAAGGCTTACGCCAACGGCGCCGCTGCCGCCGCGCTGGTGCGCTGCCCCGTGCTGTTCCTGGCCGGCGCGCGCGACATGATGACGCCCCCCGACGGCGGCCAGCTGCCGGCGGCGCTGGCGTCGCCGCGCCAGGTCACGGTCGATGCCGGCCACCAGATGATGGCGGAGCAGCCCGCGGCCGTGCTGGACGCGCTGACCGGTTTCCTGGCAGCGCGGTAA